A stretch of the Acidimicrobiales bacterium genome encodes the following:
- a CDS encoding potassium/proton antiporter: MNAALPGDAALLAGAALLVVGVLLSGFADRFRAPGLLLFLGLGMLLGDDGLAFIRFSDAEAAQRIGVVALVVILFEGGLSTSVTDVRRVAAPAALLATVGVVVTALVVAGGVLLITDTSPTTALLIGAVVASTDAAAVFAVLRRAPTPRRLNSLLETESGGNDPMAVLLTVGVLASWSGDPDVTEWALFGARQLGGGLVVGLAVGAAGSFAVQRLRLDSAALYPVLALGLAGLAYGAGAGVGASGFLAVYVTGLVLGSTAPRQRRSIRRFHEGLASVSQIALFLLLGLLVFPAQLPAVAITGLATAGVLIFLARPLAVLTCLPWFGFDRRELTFSAWAGLRGAVPIVLATFPLIAGYPDGDLVFNVVFFVVLVSAALQGLTVGPLARALGLEAGTTAWDAVADLVSIDSAGVDVVELEITSSCGVAGRTLREVPLPGTARVAAVLRDDGVRVPDGNTRLAPGDLLIVVTASDAGGPALLTAWAEGPRADPLAPPPDGGQA, from the coding sequence GTGAACGCCGCCCTCCCCGGTGATGCCGCTCTGCTGGCGGGCGCTGCCCTGCTCGTCGTCGGCGTCCTGCTGAGCGGCTTCGCCGATCGCTTCCGGGCGCCAGGTCTATTGCTCTTCCTCGGCCTCGGCATGCTCCTCGGGGACGACGGGCTCGCCTTCATCCGGTTCTCCGACGCCGAGGCGGCACAGCGCATCGGCGTGGTCGCCCTGGTGGTGATCCTGTTCGAGGGTGGACTCTCCACCTCGGTCACCGACGTCCGCCGCGTCGCCGCCCCAGCGGCGTTGCTGGCCACGGTCGGCGTCGTCGTGACCGCCCTGGTCGTGGCGGGCGGGGTCCTCCTGATCACCGACACCTCACCGACCACCGCCCTGCTGATCGGGGCCGTGGTCGCCTCCACCGACGCCGCCGCCGTCTTCGCCGTCCTCCGCCGAGCGCCGACGCCCCGCCGCCTCAACTCCCTGCTCGAGACCGAGTCGGGCGGCAACGACCCCATGGCGGTGCTGCTCACCGTGGGGGTGCTGGCCTCGTGGTCGGGCGATCCCGACGTCACCGAATGGGCGCTGTTCGGTGCCCGCCAGCTCGGCGGCGGCCTCGTCGTCGGCTTGGCCGTGGGGGCCGCCGGCTCCTTCGCCGTCCAACGTCTCCGCCTCGACAGTGCCGCCCTCTACCCGGTGCTCGCCCTGGGGCTGGCCGGTCTCGCCTACGGGGCCGGGGCCGGGGTGGGGGCCTCGGGGTTCCTCGCCGTCTACGTGACCGGGCTGGTGCTCGGCTCCACCGCGCCCCGTCAACGGCGGTCCATCCGGCGGTTCCACGAGGGCCTGGCCTCCGTGTCGCAGATCGCCCTCTTCCTGCTGCTCGGGCTGCTCGTGTTCCCCGCTCAGCTTCCGGCCGTTGCCATCACCGGCCTGGCCACAGCGGGCGTGCTGATCTTCCTCGCCCGCCCGCTGGCCGTGCTGACCTGCCTGCCGTGGTTCGGCTTCGACCGCCGCGAGCTCACCTTCAGCGCCTGGGCCGGGCTGCGGGGGGCGGTGCCCATCGTGCTGGCCACCTTCCCGCTCATTGCCGGCTACCCCGACGGCGACCTGGTCTTCAACGTGGTGTTCTTCGTGGTGCTCGTCTCCGCCGCTCTCCAGGGCCTCACCGTGGGGCCGCTGGCCCGGGCGCTCGGGCTCGAGGCGGGCACGACGGCGTGGGATGCCGTCGCCGACCTCGTGTCGATCGACAGCGCCGGCGTCGACGTGGTGGAGCTGGAGATCACCTCCTCGTGCGGGGTGGCCGGGCGAACCCTGCGCGAGGTGCCGCTGCCGGGGACGGCACGCGTGGCCGCCGTGCTCCGTGACGACGGCGTGCGCGTCCCCGACGGCAACACCCGACTGGCACCCGGCGACCTCCTCATCGTGGTGACGGCCAGCGACGCGGGCGGCCCCGCGCTGCTCACGGCATGGGCGGAAGGACCCCGCGCCGACCCCCTGGCACCGCCCCCCGACGGCGGGCAGGCATGA
- a CDS encoding cation:proton antiporter regulatory subunit, translated as MAEVRETKLPGVGVRHDFVTSEGERIGVLVHRTGRRELLVYDREDPDSCRQVVHLDGDDTRTLSEVLGSSPVSEALGELQQEVEGLTIDWITVEDASTAVGRTLRDAALRARTGVSIVAVLRKGETIPSPGPDFVLEGGDTAVTVGTAAGTQDLTNLLHHG; from the coding sequence ATGGCCGAGGTGCGTGAGACCAAGCTGCCGGGCGTCGGGGTCCGGCACGACTTCGTGACCAGCGAGGGCGAGCGGATCGGCGTCCTGGTGCACCGCACCGGCCGCCGCGAGCTCCTCGTCTACGACCGCGAGGACCCCGACTCGTGCCGCCAGGTCGTGCACCTCGACGGCGACGACACCCGAACCCTCTCGGAGGTGCTCGGCTCCTCCCCTGTGAGTGAGGCGCTCGGCGAGCTCCAACAGGAGGTGGAAGGCCTCACCATCGACTGGATCACCGTCGAAGACGCCTCTACCGCCGTCGGCCGCACGCTCCGCGATGCCGCGCTCCGTGCCCGCACGGGCGTGTCGATCGTCGCCGTGCTGCGCAAGGGCGAGACCATCCCCTCGCCAGGCCCCGACTTCGTCCTGGAGGGGGGCGACACCGCGGTCACGGTCGGCACCGCCGCTGGCACCCAGGATCTCACCAACCTCCTCCACCACGGGTAG